The proteins below come from a single Chitinophaga pinensis DSM 2588 genomic window:
- a CDS encoding efflux RND transporter periplasmic adaptor subunit, whose protein sequence is MYKYVFIITLSGVLFTACHHGTPKKKTSAAKDSKGKRYELVAVVKEPLSSSIQLPAVLEAYQKVSIYPRVNGFVKTVTVDRGSAVHKGQVLITLEAPEIIEQYFAAQSKYLQAKAVFAASKDNFQRTLAVSETPGTISAHDVEVASARMEADSAIMNSELANFRALEATRSYLTVTAPFDGVITERNVHPGALVGPGTRVEGGPMLMLEQEDRLRLVVQVPEVYSAQLSASRQVSFKVNALPGKSFAGNISRQAGSLNDRYRSEAVEVDVVNSQHLLKPGMYAEISIPVTGSVQAMVVPASAVVTSTEKKYVVAVREGQTRWIDVQEGNHHSDSTEVFGSLLPGEKVILHANDEIKEGIKIN, encoded by the coding sequence ATGTATAAATATGTCTTCATTATAACATTGTCGGGCGTGCTGTTTACCGCCTGTCATCACGGAACACCGAAAAAGAAAACCAGTGCTGCGAAAGACAGCAAAGGGAAAAGGTATGAACTGGTTGCTGTGGTAAAGGAACCTTTATCCTCCAGTATACAATTGCCTGCTGTGCTGGAAGCTTATCAGAAAGTGAGTATCTATCCGCGGGTAAACGGATTTGTTAAGACAGTGACGGTCGACCGTGGTAGTGCGGTGCATAAAGGACAGGTGCTTATTACACTGGAAGCGCCTGAGATCATCGAACAGTATTTCGCTGCACAGTCGAAATACCTGCAGGCTAAAGCGGTATTTGCAGCCTCAAAAGACAACTTTCAGCGTACCCTGGCGGTGAGTGAGACGCCGGGTACCATTTCCGCGCATGACGTGGAAGTAGCGAGTGCGCGTATGGAGGCCGACAGTGCTATTATGAACAGCGAACTGGCCAATTTCCGGGCATTGGAAGCGACCCGTAGTTATCTGACTGTGACAGCGCCGTTTGATGGGGTTATTACAGAAAGAAACGTCCATCCGGGGGCACTGGTAGGCCCGGGTACCCGTGTGGAGGGTGGTCCGATGCTGATGCTGGAACAGGAAGACCGGCTGCGTCTGGTGGTACAGGTACCCGAGGTCTATAGCGCACAGTTATCTGCCAGCAGACAGGTGAGTTTTAAGGTGAATGCTTTGCCGGGTAAGTCGTTTGCCGGTAATATCAGTCGCCAGGCGGGCTCATTAAACGACCGCTACCGTTCAGAGGCGGTAGAGGTGGATGTTGTGAATAGTCAGCATCTGCTGAAGCCAGGTATGTATGCGGAGATCTCCATTCCTGTGACGGGTTCGGTACAGGCGATGGTGGTGCCGGCCAGTGCGGTTGTCACTTCTACGGAGAAGAAATATGTAGTGGCTGTGAGAGAAGGGCAGACCCGTTGGATAGATGTGCAGGAGGGGAATCACCACAGCGATTCCACGGAGGTATTCGGGAGTTTATTGCCGGGAGAAAAGGTGATTCTTCATGCCAACGACGAGATAAAAGAAGGAATTAAAATCAATTAA
- a CDS encoding voltage-gated chloride channel family protein, with the protein MKYIKHSVEQLAIAYQLLRWTIIIVPVSLIVGSLVALFLWLLEEVTLLRWQHGWLLFLLPIAGILIHFLYKKLGGTSEAGNNLIMDEIHEPGGGVPARMAPLVIATTIITHLFGGSAGREGTAVQIGGSMAHMLGRWFRLSAADVKIILMTGIAAGFGAVFGTPLTGAVFALEVLAIGLMRYDALIPCLIAAVFADIVCSAWGIHHTHYQILFESNHISFHFVHFDLLLLIKVIACGIAFGLASFLFATCMRNIKSYAKAWIKIPLLIPAIGGLIVIGGCYLLGTRDYIGLGVTTPDPNGVSIVNAFTTKEISSWGWLWKLLLTAITLGMGFKGGEVTPLFFIGATLGHTLAVLMGAPVDLFAGLGFIAVFAGATNTPIACTLMGVELFGTTHVLYFAVACFTAYYFSGHAGIYSAQRIAVPKNHHID; encoded by the coding sequence ATGAAATATATCAAACATTCTGTAGAACAACTGGCAATTGCTTACCAGCTTCTCCGCTGGACAATTATCATCGTTCCTGTCTCTCTCATTGTAGGTTCTCTCGTGGCTTTATTCTTATGGTTACTGGAAGAAGTAACATTATTACGCTGGCAGCACGGCTGGTTGCTTTTTCTATTGCCCATAGCGGGGATATTGATCCACTTTCTTTATAAAAAGCTGGGTGGTACATCAGAAGCAGGAAATAACCTTATTATGGACGAGATCCATGAACCCGGCGGAGGCGTACCTGCCCGCATGGCGCCGTTGGTTATTGCGACTACCATTATCACTCATTTATTTGGCGGATCCGCCGGAAGGGAAGGTACCGCCGTGCAGATAGGCGGTAGTATGGCACATATGCTGGGTCGCTGGTTCCGTTTGTCTGCCGCAGATGTAAAGATCATCCTCATGACGGGTATCGCTGCCGGTTTCGGCGCTGTATTCGGTACACCGCTCACAGGGGCTGTATTTGCCCTCGAAGTACTCGCTATCGGTCTGATGCGTTACGATGCCCTGATCCCCTGTCTGATCGCCGCCGTATTCGCGGATATCGTATGTTCCGCCTGGGGCATCCATCATACCCATTATCAGATACTTTTTGAAAGCAATCATATCTCCTTTCACTTCGTTCATTTCGACCTGCTCTTACTGATCAAAGTAATCGCCTGTGGCATCGCTTTCGGTCTTGCCAGCTTTCTCTTCGCCACCTGTATGCGAAATATCAAAAGCTACGCGAAAGCATGGATTAAAATCCCCTTACTGATCCCCGCTATCGGTGGCCTGATCGTTATCGGCGGCTGCTACCTGCTGGGCACCCGCGATTATATCGGACTCGGGGTTACCACACCCGATCCCAACGGTGTCAGTATCGTCAACGCTTTTACCACAAAAGAGATCTCGTCCTGGGGATGGCTCTGGAAATTACTCCTGACAGCCATCACACTCGGTATGGGGTTCAAAGGTGGAGAAGTTACCCCACTGTTCTTTATCGGCGCCACCTTAGGTCATACACTCGCTGTTTTAATGGGCGCACCGGTGGATTTGTTTGCAGGTCTCGGATTTATTGCCGTATTTGCAGGAGCCACCAATACTCCCATAGCGTGTACGTTGATGGGGGTCGAACTTTTTGGCACAACTCATGTGCTATATTTTGCTGTAGCGTGTTTCACCGCGTATTATTTCAGCGGTCATGCGGGTATTTACAGTGCGCAACGTATAGCCGTACCAAAGAACCATCATATTGACTAA
- a CDS encoding efflux RND transporter permease subunit, with the protein MSLVTSALKKPLSVVVLTLGMFLFSLLAVFNIPIDIFPKLNLPTIYVIEPYGGMSPQQMEGFFATRLQDQFLYVNGIKNISSKNIQGLTMIKLSFYESTNMAEASAQVALQVNRAMKFFPPGALPPQVVRFDASSLPVGQLVFSCPNRSLKDIYDLANTRVRPMFGSVPGLSAPPPFGANSRSVIVNVDPNRLRSYNMNADEVVEAIAKNNVMTPSGNIRINNTMYVTTINSLEKEVQDFGEIPITTNGNSTVFIKDVARVSDAADVTVDYALVNGKRSVYIPVVKTADASTWDVVKQLKAKLPEMQSLLPEDVQVTYEFDQSVFVINAVKSLVTEGLLGALLTGLMVLLFLKDLRSCLVVVITIPIAILAAVLGLQLAGQTINLMTLSGLALAIGVLVDQATVTIENIHQHLEMGKPKRQAIYEASEEIAFPLLLILLCILAVFAPSLIMSGVPKAMFLPLSLSIGFAMIASYFAAQSLVPVLANWWLKEGKFTQHHHPQEGGFERFKTRFVSLVEWLGKRSRLVIGVYILVAFGVAGLAFMTIGKDLMPHVNTGQFQLRLKQPDGTRLERTEEKVHQVLQLIDSTSNGNVAISSGYVGLIPSSYGTSNLYIFNSGTHEAVLQVNLNEDYKVDIDELKDQLRDVIKAHMPEMRASFEPVDMTEKIMAQGAATPIEVRVAGKDMRQIEGYANQLVDKLGEVDFLRDVQIAQPLHYPVININIDRFKVAQMGLNMYQVARSVTASTSSSRFTEKNQWLDEKVAYTYQVQVQIPEYIMQTINDLKEIPLVKGQPRPVLGDVATFSNSEMPGEFDRAGTRRFVTVSANIKGKDLGAATKVVEAAIHEMGDPPRGLKVELKGSSSLLTDTLSSLQNGLLLAIVVIFLLLAANYQSFKVSFVVLVTVPAVIAGALLMLLATGATLNLQSYMGMIMSTGVSVANAILIVTNAEKLRLEYKDAYKAAIASAGLRLRPILMTSLAMIAGMIPMATGMGESGDQTAPLGRAVIGGLIASTVAALLILPLVYAAVQRKASYEDPSLMPENKIDEPKTANIHV; encoded by the coding sequence ATGTCATTAGTTACCAGTGCACTGAAAAAGCCCTTGTCCGTAGTGGTACTGACCCTCGGCATGTTTCTTTTTTCATTGCTGGCAGTCTTTAATATTCCTATCGATATCTTCCCGAAGCTGAATCTGCCGACGATCTACGTCATAGAACCCTATGGCGGTATGTCGCCGCAGCAGATGGAAGGTTTCTTTGCGACCCGTCTCCAGGATCAGTTCCTGTATGTAAACGGGATCAAAAATATCAGCAGTAAGAACATACAGGGCCTGACCATGATCAAGCTCTCGTTTTACGAAAGTACCAACATGGCGGAAGCGTCTGCGCAGGTGGCTTTACAGGTGAACAGGGCCATGAAATTCTTCCCTCCGGGCGCATTGCCGCCACAGGTGGTACGTTTTGATGCTTCTTCCTTACCGGTAGGACAATTGGTGTTCAGTTGCCCGAACCGTTCACTGAAAGATATCTATGACCTGGCGAATACCCGTGTCAGACCCATGTTCGGATCTGTTCCCGGACTGTCTGCGCCACCGCCGTTCGGGGCTAACTCCCGTTCTGTTATTGTGAATGTGGATCCTAACCGCCTCCGTAGTTATAACATGAACGCGGATGAAGTGGTAGAAGCGATTGCGAAGAATAACGTCATGACGCCTTCCGGTAACATCCGTATCAACAATACGATGTATGTAACGACCATCAATTCACTGGAAAAAGAAGTGCAGGATTTCGGAGAAATTCCGATTACGACAAATGGTAATTCCACTGTTTTTATCAAGGATGTAGCCAGGGTATCTGATGCAGCTGACGTGACGGTGGACTATGCATTGGTGAACGGCAAGCGTTCTGTATATATCCCCGTGGTGAAAACGGCGGATGCCTCTACCTGGGATGTGGTCAAACAGCTGAAGGCAAAACTGCCTGAGATGCAGAGTTTATTGCCGGAGGATGTACAGGTGACTTACGAGTTTGACCAGTCAGTATTTGTGATTAATGCGGTGAAAAGTCTTGTGACGGAAGGTTTATTGGGCGCACTGCTGACCGGTCTGATGGTGTTATTATTTCTGAAGGATCTTAGAAGTTGCCTGGTGGTGGTGATCACCATTCCTATTGCGATCCTGGCAGCAGTATTGGGGCTGCAATTAGCGGGACAAACCATTAACCTGATGACCCTCAGCGGACTGGCACTCGCCATCGGGGTACTGGTCGACCAGGCCACAGTGACGATTGAGAATATCCATCAGCACCTGGAAATGGGGAAGCCGAAACGGCAGGCTATTTATGAAGCGAGTGAGGAAATTGCCTTCCCGTTGTTGCTGATCTTATTGTGTATCCTGGCGGTATTTGCGCCTTCGCTGATTATGTCAGGTGTACCCAAGGCGATGTTCCTGCCTTTGTCCTTGTCTATTGGATTTGCGATGATCGCATCTTATTTCGCGGCGCAATCACTGGTGCCTGTACTGGCTAACTGGTGGCTGAAAGAAGGGAAATTTACCCAGCATCATCATCCCCAGGAAGGCGGTTTCGAACGCTTTAAAACACGGTTTGTATCGCTGGTAGAGTGGCTGGGGAAACGTTCCCGCCTGGTGATCGGCGTGTATATACTCGTCGCTTTTGGTGTAGCCGGACTGGCATTTATGACCATTGGTAAAGACCTTATGCCCCATGTCAATACGGGGCAGTTCCAGTTACGTTTAAAACAACCGGATGGTACCCGTCTGGAAAGGACGGAGGAGAAAGTACACCAGGTATTACAGCTGATAGACAGTACCAGCAACGGGAATGTGGCGATCAGTTCGGGTTATGTGGGATTAATTCCCAGCAGCTATGGTACCAGTAACCTGTACATTTTTAACAGTGGTACCCACGAGGCGGTATTACAGGTAAATCTGAATGAGGACTACAAGGTAGATATAGACGAGCTGAAAGATCAATTACGGGACGTTATAAAGGCCCATATGCCCGAAATGAGGGCGAGTTTCGAACCAGTGGACATGACCGAAAAAATCATGGCGCAAGGGGCAGCAACACCTATTGAGGTAAGGGTAGCCGGAAAAGACATGCGGCAGATTGAAGGATATGCCAACCAACTGGTAGATAAACTGGGTGAAGTGGACTTCCTGAGAGACGTACAGATCGCGCAGCCGCTGCATTACCCGGTGATTAACATTAATATCGACCGTTTCAAGGTGGCGCAGATGGGACTGAATATGTACCAGGTAGCCCGTTCGGTGACTGCCTCCACCTCTTCCAGCCGTTTTACGGAGAAAAATCAGTGGCTGGATGAAAAGGTAGCTTATACCTACCAGGTACAGGTACAGATACCGGAATATATCATGCAAACGATCAACGATCTGAAGGAGATCCCACTGGTGAAAGGACAGCCGAGACCCGTACTGGGAGATGTGGCCACTTTCTCCAATAGCGAAATGCCGGGAGAATTTGACCGGGCAGGTACCCGACGTTTTGTAACCGTGAGTGCCAATATTAAAGGCAAAGACCTGGGCGCCGCTACAAAAGTGGTGGAAGCAGCCATTCATGAAATGGGGGATCCGCCAAGAGGACTAAAAGTTGAGCTCAAGGGTAGTTCCAGTCTGCTGACCGATACCCTTAGCAGTTTACAGAACGGGCTTTTGCTGGCGATCGTCGTTATATTCCTGTTGCTGGCCGCCAACTATCAATCCTTCAAAGTAAGTTTTGTGGTATTGGTCACCGTTCCTGCGGTAATTGCCGGCGCCTTGCTGATGTTACTGGCTACAGGGGCTACGCTCAATCTGCAATCTTACATGGGGATGATCATGTCAACGGGCGTATCTGTGGCAAATGCGATCCTTATTGTGACCAACGCAGAGAAGCTCCGCTTAGAATACAAAGACGCCTATAAAGCGGCTATTGCGAGTGCCGGCTTGCGTTTGAGACCTATTCTGATGACCAGTCTGGCGATGATAGCGGGCATGATTCCGATGGCGACTGGTATGGGTGAATCAGGAGATCAGACGGCTCCGCTGGGCCGTGCTGTGATCGGCGGACTGATAGCTTCTACTGTAGCCGCCCTGCTGATATTACCGCTGGTATATGCTGCCGTGCAGCGTAAAGCATCTTATGAAGATCCTTCTCTGATGCCTGAAAACAAGATCGATGAACCTAAAACTGCTAATATCCATGTATAA
- a CDS encoding phosphatase PAP2 family protein has product MRLFLLLSLQLSTYCVFATADTAIVNVNADTTIHHANDVPTTSEKVMEPVPVFNTNLNYKRNIPNYTSRLAGIIVPTAMITYGAVSLTSGGLRSLDRSTKNEIMEDHPTFRTSIDDYLKYVPAAAVYALNMAGIKGKHNFADRTILLGMSSVLVTSSTFFIKNATGRLRPDGSTYNSFPSGHTSVAFMTAQFMWEEYKDVSPWYGVAGYAVATTTGVLRIYNNRHWLSDVVAGAGLGILSTKAAYWAYPKIQRLFTPKDRDREPNTRAILMPNYNTQWKSVGLSAVLLMK; this is encoded by the coding sequence ATGAGATTGTTCTTACTGCTTAGCCTGCAACTGTCGACGTACTGTGTCTTTGCTACTGCTGACACAGCTATTGTGAATGTGAATGCGGATACGACTATCCATCACGCAAATGATGTGCCAACAACATCAGAAAAGGTCATGGAACCTGTTCCGGTTTTTAATACAAACCTGAACTATAAACGCAACATTCCCAATTATACGTCCAGACTTGCCGGCATCATCGTCCCAACCGCCATGATTACTTATGGCGCCGTGTCATTGACCAGCGGCGGCTTACGCTCCCTGGACCGCAGCACCAAGAATGAGATCATGGAAGATCATCCGACCTTCCGCACCAGCATCGATGATTATCTGAAATATGTGCCTGCAGCCGCCGTATATGCACTGAATATGGCTGGTATCAAGGGTAAACACAATTTCGCAGATCGTACCATCCTGTTGGGAATGTCGTCCGTTCTGGTGACTTCCTCTACTTTTTTCATCAAAAATGCTACAGGTCGCCTGCGTCCTGATGGTAGTACTTACAACTCTTTCCCTTCCGGCCACACTTCTGTCGCGTTCATGACAGCACAGTTCATGTGGGAGGAATACAAAGATGTTAGTCCCTGGTACGGTGTGGCAGGTTATGCTGTCGCCACTACTACGGGAGTACTGCGTATCTACAACAACCGTCACTGGTTAAGTGATGTTGTTGCCGGTGCAGGCCTCGGTATCCTCAGCACAAAAGCAGCTTACTGGGCTTATCCTAAGATCCAGCGCCTCTTTACGCCAAAGGACCGTGACCGCGAGCCAAATACCCGCGCGATCCTTATGCCGAACTACAACACACAATGGAAATCCGTAGGACTTTCCGCTGTGCTGCTGATGAAGTAA